In Ignavibacteriales bacterium, a single genomic region encodes these proteins:
- a CDS encoding ABC transporter permease: MSSEADGMTASGTFRRSFDIVREFAVADFRLRYHDSLLGYLWFLLSPALMFGVYYFVFTSVIYLRIPDFALYLILGIVCYNFFQDCTYSAMYSLAAKAHIIKKVYFPRYLIIIASSATAVFSLMVNLVVVLIAVFVSKGIPDLLWLVPIPILCLMLFSTGAGFILAALYARFRDLGQIWGVLVVAIFWLTPVVYDVSSLPEGTQITVFLNPLSRIFMMMRHYLLYGFFDMQFLVITVAASFFTFILGLIIFLRIQDQLAEQL; the protein is encoded by the coding sequence TTGAGTTCAGAAGCAGATGGAATGACAGCCAGCGGCACATTTCGCAGATCTTTCGACATCGTGAGAGAATTCGCGGTGGCGGACTTTCGTCTCCGATATCACGACTCCCTTCTCGGATATCTCTGGTTCCTCCTGAGTCCCGCCCTGATGTTTGGTGTCTACTATTTTGTTTTCACCAGCGTCATCTATCTTAGAATCCCGGACTTCGCTCTCTATCTGATTCTTGGTATCGTCTGCTATAATTTCTTCCAGGACTGCACCTACAGCGCCATGTACAGTCTCGCTGCGAAGGCGCACATCATCAAGAAGGTGTACTTTCCGCGCTATCTGATCATTATCGCTTCATCAGCAACAGCCGTTTTCTCTCTGATGGTCAATCTGGTGGTTGTTCTGATAGCCGTATTTGTTTCAAAAGGGATTCCAGATCTGCTTTGGCTGGTTCCGATTCCAATCCTCTGTCTCATGCTCTTCTCGACTGGCGCCGGCTTCATCCTTGCAGCCCTCTATGCCCGGTTTCGGGACCTGGGTCAAATATGGGGTGTGCTGGTCGTAGCGATTTTTTGGCTCACACCGGTAGTCTATGATGTCAGTTCGCTGCCGGAGGGGACTCAGATCACGGTGTTCCTGAATCCGCTCTCCCGTATTTTCATGATGATGCGACACTATCTTCTCTATGGGTTTTTCGATATGCAGTTTCTTGTCATTACGGTTGCGGCGTCGTTCTTCACATTCATTCTAGGATTGATCATTTTCCTGCGAATCCAGGACCAATTAGCGGAACAACTGTAG